In Camelus ferus isolate YT-003-E chromosome 10, BCGSAC_Cfer_1.0, whole genome shotgun sequence, the following proteins share a genomic window:
- the FAM168A gene encoding protein FAM168A isoform X1: protein MNPVYSPVQPGAPYGNPKNMAYTGYPTAYPAAAPAYNPSLYPTNSPSYAPEFQFLHSAYATLLMKQAWPQNSSSCGTEGTFHLPVDTGTENRTYQASSAAFRYTAGTPYKVPPTQSNTAPPPYSPSPNPYQTAMYPIRSAYPQQNLYAQGAYYTQPVYAAQPHVIHHTTVVQPNSIPSAIYPAPVAAPRTNGVAMGMVAGTTMAMSAGTLLTAPQHTAIGAHPVSMPTYRAQGTPAYSYVPPHW, encoded by the exons gtTACCCCACAGCCTATCCAGCAGCCGCCCCTGCCTACAATCCCAGCCTGTACCCCACCAATAGCCCGAGTTATGCTCCAG AGTTTCAGTTCCTGCATTCAGCTTATG CAACTCTGCTGATGAAACAGGCCTGGCCACAGAACTCGTCTTCCTGTGGCACTGAAGGCACCTTCCACCTCCCAGTGGACACCGGGACCGAGAACCGAACTTACCAAGCATCCTCTGCGGCTTTCA GGTATACTGCGGGGACACCATACAAGGTCCCACCGACCCAGAGTAATACTGCTCCACCCCCCTACTCCCCATCACCCAACCCCTATCAGACGGCCATGTATCCAATCAGAAGTGCCTACCCCCAGCAGAATCTGTATGCCCAG GGAGCCTACTACACACAGCCGGTGTATGCTGCCCAGCCCCATGTCATCCACCACACCACGGTTGTCCAGCCCAACAGCATTCCCTCTGCCATCTACCCGGCGCCTGTCGCTGCCCCGAGGACCAACGGCGTGGCCATGGGCATGGTGGCTGGCACCACCATGGCAATGTCAGCAG GTACCCTGCTGACTGCACCCCAGCACACTGCGATTGGGGCACACCCTGTCTCCATGCCAACATACAGGGCCCAAGGGACCCCTGCGTACAGCTATGTGCCCCCGCACTGGTAA
- the FAM168A gene encoding protein FAM168A isoform X2, whose translation MNPVYSPVQPGAPYGNPKNMAYTGYPTAYPAAAPAYNPSLYPTNSPSYAPATLLMKQAWPQNSSSCGTEGTFHLPVDTGTENRTYQASSAAFRYTAGTPYKVPPTQSNTAPPPYSPSPNPYQTAMYPIRSAYPQQNLYAQGAYYTQPVYAAQPHVIHHTTVVQPNSIPSAIYPAPVAAPRTNGVAMGMVAGTTMAMSAGTLLTAPQHTAIGAHPVSMPTYRAQGTPAYSYVPPHW comes from the exons gtTACCCCACAGCCTATCCAGCAGCCGCCCCTGCCTACAATCCCAGCCTGTACCCCACCAATAGCCCGAGTTATGCTCCAG CAACTCTGCTGATGAAACAGGCCTGGCCACAGAACTCGTCTTCCTGTGGCACTGAAGGCACCTTCCACCTCCCAGTGGACACCGGGACCGAGAACCGAACTTACCAAGCATCCTCTGCGGCTTTCA GGTATACTGCGGGGACACCATACAAGGTCCCACCGACCCAGAGTAATACTGCTCCACCCCCCTACTCCCCATCACCCAACCCCTATCAGACGGCCATGTATCCAATCAGAAGTGCCTACCCCCAGCAGAATCTGTATGCCCAG GGAGCCTACTACACACAGCCGGTGTATGCTGCCCAGCCCCATGTCATCCACCACACCACGGTTGTCCAGCCCAACAGCATTCCCTCTGCCATCTACCCGGCGCCTGTCGCTGCCCCGAGGACCAACGGCGTGGCCATGGGCATGGTGGCTGGCACCACCATGGCAATGTCAGCAG GTACCCTGCTGACTGCACCCCAGCACACTGCGATTGGGGCACACCCTGTCTCCATGCCAACATACAGGGCCCAAGGGACCCCTGCGTACAGCTATGTGCCCCCGCACTGGTAA